A genome region from Arachidicoccus soli includes the following:
- the mtgA gene encoding monofunctional biosynthetic peptidoglycan transglycosylase, whose translation MKKIIRKFFKTILVLLLISIAYTIVCRWIMPPITITQLGSLFAGNGLRRDYVSWDEISSNAKLAAIAGEDQLFPEHGGFDWSAIEKSLDTRHKNRIRGAAASTISQQTAKNVFLWQGEGIMKYVRKAPEFFYTKMIEWFWGKKRILCVYLNTIEMGKGVYGIEAASQKYFHHSAKYLTRKEAAMIIACLPNPKVFTVLPESRFVRWKSNWILRQMNNIQSDTDIRKIIN comes from the coding sequence GTGAAAAAAATTATACGCAAGTTTTTTAAAACAATATTGGTTTTACTACTCATCTCTATAGCTTATACAATTGTTTGCAGATGGATAATGCCACCAATTACAATTACACAGCTAGGTAGTTTATTTGCAGGAAATGGATTAAGAAGAGACTATGTTTCTTGGGATGAGATATCTTCGAATGCAAAATTGGCTGCTATTGCCGGAGAAGATCAATTATTTCCGGAACATGGAGGATTTGATTGGAGTGCTATTGAAAAAAGTTTGGACACGAGACATAAAAACAGAATACGTGGAGCTGCAGCAAGTACTATTAGCCAACAAACTGCAAAGAATGTTTTTCTTTGGCAAGGTGAAGGGATAATGAAATATGTAAGAAAAGCACCGGAGTTTTTTTATACAAAAATGATAGAATGGTTTTGGGGAAAGAAAAGAATACTTTGCGTTTATCTCAATACTATTGAAATGGGCAAGGGCGTTTACGGAATTGAAGCTGCTTCGCAGAAATATTTTCATCATTCAGCAAAATATCTTACCCGCAAGGAAGCAGCAATGATTATTGCCTGTTTGCCCAATCCAAAAGTGTTTACAGTTCTTCCGGAGAGTCGTTTTGTTAGATGGAAATCGAATTGGATTTTGCGTCAAATGAATAATATCCAATCTGATACAGATATCCGGAAAATAATTAATTAA